One genomic segment of Centropristis striata isolate RG_2023a ecotype Rhode Island chromosome 11, C.striata_1.0, whole genome shotgun sequence includes these proteins:
- the LOC131979796 gene encoding disabled homolog 1-like, producing the protein MSAEAELQPGVKTSQRRESRRIKGQDRSEAGLIKRFRGDGVRYKAKLIGIDEVTAARGDKLCQDSMMKLKGMASSARSKGEHKQRVFLTVSFGGIKIYCERSGVLMHHHSVHEISYIAKDTRDHRAFGYVCGKEGHHKFVAIKTSQSAEPLIIDLRDLFTLIYDIKQREEMEKKAQKDKQCEQAVYQTILEDEVDDPVYQYIVFEAGHEPLRGPQSEESVYQVPTSQQKEGIYDVPKRHFMTNINHFDLFGDMSTPPSMPPSPANTLDPSRSSRQQQHTPAELYAPFSPTSVPSGYMTMGPVQAAQWAQQPFPAQAQTLAFPVQGPLQVAQVLPGGQPLIWSQANIFPATQQQWAAMAAYMPAQTVGVGGHAIPAAMLQGLVPITTMCPQACDISAPSSAITSPQHTADPTLLQRQLSLGKEGLGADSDAGEGPSTSGVGAAGVGAGVASEAVSRCGTPGLMTVPDTLVCSQLLPPSAAAAQEEEGSCSDLDLSRMTLSPGTSTSPSTESPSTPAPQQSSSASDCPPSQGSDPPTDHSPVDPEGNSSNAKEEQSGSVDARSISPVPSGAPDPPQDQTCPQEDS; encoded by the exons GTCAGGACCGCAGTGAGGCGGGGCTTATTAAGCGTTTCCGTGGAGATGGCGTGCGCTACAAGGCCAAGCTGATCGGGATTGATGAGGTGACAGCGGCGCGCGGGGACAAGCTGTGCCAGGACTCCATGATGAAGTTGAAG GGAATGGCTTCCTCGGCACGTTCCAAAGGAGAGCACAAGCAGAGAGTGTTCTTGACGGTCTCTTTCGGCGGGATCAAGATTTACTGTGAAAGATCAGGG GTGCTCATGCATCACCACTCCGTCCACGAGATCAGCTACATCGCCAAGGACACCAGAGACCACCGGGCCTTCGGCTACGTCTGCGGGAAGGAGGGCCACCACAAGTTTGTGGCCATCAAGACCTCACAGTCG GCGGAGCCTCTCATCATCGACCTGCGCGACCTCTTCACGCTCATCTACGACATTAAACAGCgggaggagatggagaagaaGGCCCAGAAGGACAAACAGTGTGAGCAGGCAGTCTACCAG ACCATCCTGGAGGACGAAGTGGACGATCCAGTTTACCAG TACATAGTGTTTGAGGCTGGACACGAACCCCTCCGTGGCCCCCAGTCAGAGGAGAGCGTTTATCAG GTCCCAACCAGTCAGCAGAAGGAAGGGATCTATGATGTCCCAAAACGCCATTTCATGACT AACATCAACCACTTTGATCTTTTCGGCGACATGTCCACTCCTCCCTCG ATGCCCCCATCACCTGCCAACACACTGGACCCTAGCAGGAGCAGccgccagcagcagcacactcCTGCTGAGTTGTACGCCCCCTTCAGCCCCACCTCCGTGCCGTCAG GTTATATGACCATGGGTCCGGTGCAGGCGGCCCAGTGGGCGCAGCAGCCGTTCCCTGCCCAGGCCCAGACGCTGGCCTTCCCCGTGCAGGGGCCCCTCCAGGTGGCTCAGGTCCTCCCCGGCGGTCAGCCCCTCATCTGGAGCCAGGCCAACATTTTCCCGGCCACGCAGCAGCAGTGGGCggccatggcagcctacatgccgGCCCAGACCGTGGGCGTGGGAGGGCACGCCATACCAGCTGCCATGCTCCAAGGCCTGGTACCCATTACCACCATGTGCCCCCAAGCCTGCGACATATCGGCCCCCTCCTCCGCCATCACCAGCCCCCAGCACACGGCCGACCCCACCCTGCTTCAGAGGCAGCTGAGCCTGGGGAAGGAAGGCCTCGGCGCCGACTCGGACGCCGGCGAGGGCCCCTCCACGTCAGGAGTCGGAGCAGCAGGTGTGGGAGCTGGCGTGGCGTCCGAAGCAGTGAGCAGGTGCGGGACCCCGGGCCTCATGACTGTACCGGACACGCTGGTCTGCAGTCAGCTGCTGCCTCCTTCAGCTGCTGCCGCccaggaggaggaagggagcTGCAGTGACCTGGATCTCTCTAGGATGACTTTGAGCCCAGGTACATCCACGTCACCGTCCACAGAGTCTC CATCCACCCCCGCCCCTCAGCAGAGCTCGTCTGCCTCAGACTGCCCCCCCTCCCAGGGCAGCGACCCCCCCACAGATCACTCCCCCGTCGACCCCGAGGGCAACTCCAGCAACGCCAAGGAGGAACAATCG ggCTCTGTTGATGCAAGGTCAATCTCTCCGGTGCCCAGTGGAGCTCCTGA